Within Claveliimonas bilis, the genomic segment GTTCCAGCATCGACAAGTCCGGCATATAGTTTCCATTCTCCCAGCGCGATATGGTCTTATTGGTGACGCCAAGTCTCTCCCCCAGCTGTTCCTGGGTCAGTCCTTTCTTCTTGCGATTGACGGCGATGAACGCCCCAATCTTCTTACTGTCCATATCTTCAACTCCTTTCCAGACATATCTTATCCTTTCCGCCAAAAAACGTACACCCCACAGATAGCGAATCCCGCAATATTCCATGATTTCTGATATCATACTATAAAAACACCATTGGAATCCACCCTCAAAAGGTATTGATTTCAATGGTGTTTCTTTTACCGCATGGGCACCATATCATTTGTGCGCCTCACAAAATTTTACCGGTTTGTTCCTTTCAGCTATTTTCGAATATATGCCCTGTCTTTTTCGGAGATTCTTTCTTCATCTGAAAGGTACCTTTCCACCCTCATATGGAGATCATACTTCTCTCGAAGTTCAGCAATCCTTTCCATCATGGGCGATGCATGATGCCGGTCAATGGCTTCCTGACCTTTCCAGCTGTCAATCAACAGGACGGTTTCCGGATCCTCCAGAGGGATGAAGTACTCATAACGAAGATTCCCTTCTTCATTGCGGATCATTTCAACCATCCCGCTCTTTGTCATTTCTTCTGCAAATTTTCTCGCATTTCCCTTTTCTCCCGTATAATATAAATTTACTGTTATACTCATTTCTTCTGCACCTCGCCCTCTTCTTTCTTCTGCAACATGGACAGATAAGAAGTTCTTATGGTGTCTTTCTGTTCATACCCCAGTTCCTTCATAACTGCTTCAATCTCTTTCAGGCAGGCTGGCCTCTGCTCCTCTCCCTGACCTATGATCTCCAGTTCCAGATAATTTCCCAGGCCTTCTACCCGATCTACGGCCACGGTAACTCTTCCTCTGGTATAGGTGAAACGTGTCTTTCTGACAGCGCATGGTACAGGCAGGAATGTAAGCTCTTCCAGGATCCGCTCTAGAATCTCCGGTGTTTCCAGATGCATCTCCAGCTCCATTCTGGAGACGGATACCTGATCTAGTTTCGGACCTTTGCAGTTGAATTCTGCCCTGGTTTTTCCCGTATCCAAATCTGTTACCCGGCGAATCCGAAGAGCTTTGTCATGTTCCCTCAAATCATAATGTGCGCTGTTATAATACACGTCCTCTTCCCGGCATGTACCCGCCAGGCAGAATCCATCTTGTTCCAGACGCTTTATAGTGTCTTCCAGACTGCACACCGGTATCTTCACTTCCACTTCCACCGGTGTGTATTCATTCCTCATTTCTATCTTAACCTCCGTTTTGTTATTCATCAGGCCCCTCTAATAATATTCAAATAATCATCTTCCACTTCTAAAATTGTAGCCCCTTCGTTTATATCTGCTTTTTATTGATGAACTGAGTCAGTACCAGAATATCCCCCGGTTGGATTACTGTGCTTCCATCCGGAATAATCGTTTGAATCCCTCTCTTTATCAAAATTACACGGTTGGATTTTTCGCGAAAGCTCTGTGACAGAGGCCTGTTGGCATATTGCTTTCCACGCTCTACTACAACCTCACGAAGTGCCAGTTTTGCCCGATCCTCAAAGCTTCGAGCCGCAAGCACAAGCAAATCTCCCACTTCCAGCCTGGTATCACCGTTCGGAATGACAATTTCATGATTCCGCACAATCATAGCAACCAGCAGATCAGCTGGAAACTGCAGATCAACAAGTGTTTTCCCGCACCAGGCATGACCTGCATCAATCCGAAGTTTTATAAAACTGATATCACTATCTTCCTGATAATCGTTGAAGGTACTGCCCACATCTGCCGTCAGGTCAATCATAGCAAGCTTTTTCGCTACTGCCGGAAGCAAAGTCCCCTGGATGGAGATAGATAACAATACCATACAGAATACAAGATTGTAGAGATTGTATGTTGTTTCCACGCCAGCAAGGACCACGGAAATCGCAAATACGATTGACGCCGCACCTCGAAGTCCGGACCAGGATACCAGCGCAATCTGTCTAAGTTTTGCCCTGAACGGAACTAACAGTGCTGTACAAACTACCGGTCTTGCAACCAATGTTAAAAATACCATCAGAATAACCGCCGGCACAATGACAGACGGAAGCTTTACAGGAGTTACAAGCAAACCAAGTAAAAAGAAAATCTGCACCTGTGCCACATGTGTCAACACATCAAAAAAATGTACCAGATATTTCTTTTTAGGAAGATTGGAGTTTCCAATCCAGATTCCGCATAAATACACACTCAGATAGCCATTTCCATTTAGCTGTGCCGGAATGGTATAGGCAAGGAACATAACCGCCAGTAGGAAAATGGTATGGCTTTGCTGCGAAGGAAGAAGCTGCCGATGAAGCAGCTTTACCGCCAGATACCCCATCAAAATCCCGCAAAAAACTCCAATAATGATTTGCTGTGCCAATAAAAGCGGAACCAAAACAGACTCTCCGCTCAGAAACGCAATAGCAACCGTAGTAAGCATGTAGGACATGGGGGCGTTGGAACCGGACTCCACCTCCAGCAAAGAGTCTGTGTGATATTTCAAAGCCAGATTCTGTGAACGTAAGATGTTAAAAACCGAAGCCGCATCTGTTGAAGAAATAACGGAGCCGATCAGAAAACATTCCAGCCAGGGAAGGTTTAATGCAAAATGTGCAAACATTGCTACCACTCCGGCGGTTCCTATAACACCAAGTGTCGATAACAGAATGGAGGGAGCCAGTACCGGACGGGCTGTCAGAATATTAGTCCCAAACCCGCCATAAAACATAATAAAAATCAGGCAGATGGAACAAATTACATTAACCACTCCATAATTGTCAAATGGAATTTTCAGAACTCCGTTTTCCCCAAAAAACATGCCCAGTGCAATAAAAATCAACAGCGATGGGACAGGAATTTTCTCTAGCAACTGATTCAGCAGAATACAGATCAAAATCACAACTCCCATCAACAATAAAGGTTCATTCAAACAATCACCACTTCCCTCAAATCTATTATTGATATATAAAGTTACTAAATTTTTGACTGAATATTGCCAGATAATGGCAAAAGATTATTGTTTTTAGAAAGATGGATTTATTATAACAAAAAGTATTCTACATGTCCATGGTTGCAGTTCCTGCAATAACCGGGTATATTTACTATGTGAACCATCTGATTTTATCCTATCAGCAAATTTTCTAAGAGGCTCTTTGCATCTTCAAATACATAAGATATCAAAATATTACTATTTTCCATATCCTTCTTGGAAGTCGCACCACTTAGTAGTAATGCGCCTTCCACTCCTGCATTTTGTGCACATACCATGTCAGTATCAATGCGGTCACCGACGACAATCGCTTCTTCAGAATTACAGCCTGTCTTCTTTAAGCATAACTCTACAATATCAGGTGCCGGTTTTCCTATATATCTTGGTTTTCTTCCTGTAACACATTCAATCATTTTGCAGATTGAACCACAATCCGGAATAACTCCACAATCTGTAGGACAGCTCAAATCCATATTAGTTGCATAAAATAAAACATTTTCATCCTGTAGCAAGCGGCAGGCATCCGCAAGTTTTTGAAAAGTCATAGTTTTATCCAAGCAGATTAATACGCAGTCAATATCTTCTTCATAATGATCTACAATATGTAATCCTCTTTTTGCAAACTCTTCTGTCAATTCAGAACTTGCCATAAGAAAAATTTTCTTATCAAATAAATTTTTTTTGAAATATTCTGCCGTTAAAACGCCTGCCGTCATAAACATTTCTTCAGATACTGCTATCCCCCATTGTTCAAAATACGCAACATAATCCTGCTGGCTTCTTGTAGAATTATTCGTTATAAAAAATATAGTTTTTTTCTTTTCCACTAGATAATCCAGTAATTCTCTTGCACCGTTTATCAATTGATTTCCTAAAGCTATTGTACCATCGATATCAAATAGGAAAAGTTTCTTTTTTTGCAACATATTTCATTTTTCCTTTTTATTTACATTTACCTCATTCATGTGAATGCTCATAAGCATTGGAATTTCTTTTGGATATCCGATTGATTTCCCATTTTCTTTTTTGAACAAATGAATTTTCTCTGGATTTAGGTTGATATAGACATTTTTACCACACTGTGGAACCATATCTTCACACAATGCAATCAACTCTATTCCCTCTACCTCAAGATAAACACCATATCGATTTCCGTAATCTTCCACATATTTTACTGTCGCACACAAAGTATCTTGTTCTTGCTTATCACTGAATATCAAATGTTCGGGTCTAATACCTAATAATAGGTTCTCCGTCTCAGCACATAGTATTTGTTTGCACCAAATTTCCGGTATATGAACACTTTGTTTTCCTATCCATAATTTCCCTGATCCATATTTCGCATCCACAATATTCATAGATGGAGATCCAATAAATTTTGCTGTAAAGATATTTGCCGGACGGTTATAAATCACCGATGGATGATCTATCATCTGTAGTTCTCCTTTGTTCAACAATGCAATTCTGTGCCCCACAGTCATGGCCTCAATCTGATCATGAGTCACATAAACCAGAGTCTGGTGATATCTCTCATGTATTTTCACCAGCTCTTTTCTTGCATGAAGTCTTAATTGCGCATCCAGATTAGACAACGGTTCATCTAATAGAAAATATGGGGAACGTTTTACCACCGCTCTCGCCAATGCCACTCGTTGCCTTTGTCCACCAGATAACTGCTTGGGTGTTCTTTGGGCATATTCTACTAAATCAAGCATTTCTAATGCTTCATCTAACCTTTTTTTAATTTCACCTTTTTCAATTTTATGGGCTTTTAAACCATATGTAATATTCTGGGCCACAGTCATATGTGGATACAAAGCATAGTTTTGGAACACCATTGCCACATTTCTTTCGCCGCACGGTACATCATTTACTCGTTTTCCTGACATATATAAGTTACCTGAATTAATATCTTCCAACCCTGCTATAATTCTTAATGTTGTAGATTTTCCGCATCCAGATGGTCCCAGAAGAATAATCCTTTCTCCATCTTTTATTTGCAGATTAAAATCTTTTATTACATAATTTTTACCGTAACATTTATCTACCTGCTCGAATATAATCTCTTTAGTATTCTTGTTATTCATTCCTTATCCCAAACCTTCCTATCCTTTAATGCCAGACATTGCAAACGTATTAATAATGTATCTTTGAAAAATCAGATATAATATCAGAGGAATTATCATCGTCATAACAGACACCGCCATGGCTAGAGAAAAATTTGTCCCACCTTCTGCACTGACAAACATTTGCAGCGCTAAGGATAAGGTATAGTTTTCTTTACTCTTTAGAATTAAAACCGGCCATACATATTCATTCCAAGAATTAATAAAAAAGATAATCCCTGTTGAAATAACTGCCGGACGAGCCAATGGCAATACAATGTCTTTCAATATCTTGAAATTTCCAATATTATCTAATTTTGCAACTTCAACTAGTGACTTATTGATGCCTCTCATTGCCTGCCTCAACATAAAAATTCCCAACACATCTGCAAACTGTGGCAACATAACACCCCAAATGGAATCTGACAATCCTAATTTTGAAATCAATAAATAATTAGGAATCATGGTAACAGTAAACGGTATAAACATTGTGCTCAGCATGATAAAATATATCAGCGTTTTCCCTTTAAATGTAAAATAGACAAATGCATATGCCGCCAGCAAGCTCGTAATCGTTTTAAGGCATGTCACTATTATTGCAATCACAAATGTATTCACTGTAATTTGAACAAATGGTAATTTTTCAAAAACTTGAAAATAGTTTTCTATTGTAGGGTTTTGAGGTATCAAACTCATTACTGTATTAACAGCTTCTTGATTTGTCTTAAATGAGTTGCAGATTGCAAATACAATTGGGAAAAGAGATGTAATTACCATAATTCCCAAAAGGATATGCCAAGGAATTTGCAAGTCTTTTATCTTGTGTCTAGTTTTCATAGTAAACTCCTTTCTCTACAAATCGAAATTCTAAAACAAGAAGCAGCATAAAAATAATCACTGTAATGACCGCCACAGCGGAGCTTGAACCCGTTCGATACAGAGTAAACGCCTCATGATACGCCATATATATCAAATTTGAGCTGGCATAATTAGGTCCACCCTGGGTAATGACTTTTATAGGTGTATAAACGTACTGCAGCCCCTGTACAATAGTATATATGAATACGTAAATTCCTGTTGCAGAACTCATCGGAATAATGATATCCTTGAAAATCTTAAGTGTAGAAACACCATCCAATTTAGCAGCTTCAATCACTTCCTGCGATACTCCAGATACCCCTGCTAAAATAACTATAAAATTGTATCCAAATGCTTTCCACGAAGTAATAATACATAATACTGCAATCACCCAGCCTTCCGTTTTAGACCACACAGGAATGGTTATTCCAAAATTATTACATATAATTGCTATAGGTCCAGACACTGGATTTAATATCCATGTGTATAAAATAGATCCGACCACAAGTGATATTACACTTGGAAGAAAAAATATGGCTTTATAGAAGTTTTTCCCCTTCTTAATAATCACTGACAATATAAATGATAAAATGTATGGTATCACCATATTAGCAATTAATAATATAAGAATATATACTAATGTATTTTGTAGAATTTTCCATGTATTTGAATCTGTAAATAAAGTAATATAATTATTTAAACCAACAAATTCTTTTGTAGAACTCACAAGATTCCAATCAAAAAAGCTTAAATATATCGTCTGTGCCATGGGATAAAACATAAAAATCCCAAATGCTAAAATCGATGGAATTAAAAAAAGATACCCCAGACCTTTTTGTTTTATTTTTTTCATAACGCTCTCCAATCATTGTATCTGCCTGCTAATTATCCAAAGACAGATTTCTCAAGTCTATTCAAATCTCATTTTATTAATAATTTCCGAGTTTTTCTCAATTCTTTTTGTAGTCTGCTCATATCTGGAAATTCCAAGACAAGTACAAAGAGCATCCATTACTGCAATATGACTAATTCTAGATGATACTGCCTCCATGACTCCTTCAGAAGCTGAAGAACAAATTACAAGTGAAATATCCGCGACATCTAAAATAGGACTCCTTACAAAACTTGTCAGCGCAATTACTTTTGCGCCATTTTCTTTCGCCAAACGCAAGGTCTCTATCGTTTCCTTTGTTCTTCCGGTATGAGAAACTCCCAAAACTACACAATTCTCATCCAGCATACTGGCGGCTATC encodes:
- a CDS encoding antibiotic biosynthesis monooxygenase family protein, whose product is MSITVNLYYTGEKGNARKFAEEMTKSGMVEMIRNEEGNLRYEYFIPLEDPETVLLIDSWKGQEAIDRHHASPMMERIAELREKYDLHMRVERYLSDEERISEKDRAYIRK
- the cyaB gene encoding class IV adenylate cyclase — translated: MNNKTEVKIEMRNEYTPVEVEVKIPVCSLEDTIKRLEQDGFCLAGTCREEDVYYNSAHYDLREHDKALRIRRVTDLDTGKTRAEFNCKGPKLDQVSVSRMELEMHLETPEILERILEELTFLPVPCAVRKTRFTYTRGRVTVAVDRVEGLGNYLELEIIGQGEEQRPACLKEIEAVMKELGYEQKDTIRTSYLSMLQKKEEGEVQKK
- a CDS encoding potassium/proton antiporter; the protein is MNEPLLLMGVVILICILLNQLLEKIPVPSLLIFIALGMFFGENGVLKIPFDNYGVVNVICSICLIFIMFYGGFGTNILTARPVLAPSILLSTLGVIGTAGVVAMFAHFALNLPWLECFLIGSVISSTDAASVFNILRSQNLALKYHTDSLLEVESGSNAPMSYMLTTVAIAFLSGESVLVPLLLAQQIIIGVFCGILMGYLAVKLLHRQLLPSQQSHTIFLLAVMFLAYTIPAQLNGNGYLSVYLCGIWIGNSNLPKKKYLVHFFDVLTHVAQVQIFFLLGLLVTPVKLPSVIVPAVILMVFLTLVARPVVCTALLVPFRAKLRQIALVSWSGLRGAASIVFAISVVLAGVETTYNLYNLVFCMVLLSISIQGTLLPAVAKKLAMIDLTADVGSTFNDYQEDSDISFIKLRIDAGHAWCGKTLVDLQFPADLLVAMIVRNHEIVIPNGDTRLEVGDLLVLAARSFEDRAKLALREVVVERGKQYANRPLSQSFREKSNRVILIKRGIQTIIPDGSTVIQPGDILVLTQFINKKQI
- a CDS encoding HAD-IIA family hydrolase; amino-acid sequence: MLQKKKLFLFDIDGTIALGNQLINGARELLDYLVEKKKTIFFITNNSTRSQQDYVAYFEQWGIAVSEEMFMTAGVLTAEYFKKNLFDKKIFLMASSELTEEFAKRGLHIVDHYEEDIDCVLICLDKTMTFQKLADACRLLQDENVLFYATNMDLSCPTDCGVIPDCGSICKMIECVTGRKPRYIGKPAPDIVELCLKKTGCNSEEAIVVGDRIDTDMVCAQNAGVEGALLLSGATSKKDMENSNILISYVFEDAKSLLENLLIG
- a CDS encoding ABC transporter ATP-binding protein produces the protein MNNKNTKEIIFEQVDKCYGKNYVIKDFNLQIKDGERIILLGPSGCGKSTTLRIIAGLEDINSGNLYMSGKRVNDVPCGERNVAMVFQNYALYPHMTVAQNITYGLKAHKIEKGEIKKRLDEALEMLDLVEYAQRTPKQLSGGQRQRVALARAVVKRSPYFLLDEPLSNLDAQLRLHARKELVKIHERYHQTLVYVTHDQIEAMTVGHRIALLNKGELQMIDHPSVIYNRPANIFTAKFIGSPSMNIVDAKYGSGKLWIGKQSVHIPEIWCKQILCAETENLLLGIRPEHLIFSDKQEQDTLCATVKYVEDYGNRYGVYLEVEGIELIALCEDMVPQCGKNVYINLNPEKIHLFKKENGKSIGYPKEIPMLMSIHMNEVNVNKKEK
- a CDS encoding carbohydrate ABC transporter permease, which encodes MKTRHKIKDLQIPWHILLGIMVITSLFPIVFAICNSFKTNQEAVNTVMSLIPQNPTIENYFQVFEKLPFVQITVNTFVIAIIVTCLKTITSLLAAYAFVYFTFKGKTLIYFIMLSTMFIPFTVTMIPNYLLISKLGLSDSIWGVMLPQFADVLGIFMLRQAMRGINKSLVEVAKLDNIGNFKILKDIVLPLARPAVISTGIIFFINSWNEYVWPVLILKSKENYTLSLALQMFVSAEGGTNFSLAMAVSVMTMIIPLILYLIFQRYIINTFAMSGIKG
- a CDS encoding carbohydrate ABC transporter permease; translation: MKKIKQKGLGYLFLIPSILAFGIFMFYPMAQTIYLSFFDWNLVSSTKEFVGLNNYITLFTDSNTWKILQNTLVYILILLIANMVIPYILSFILSVIIKKGKNFYKAIFFLPSVISLVVGSILYTWILNPVSGPIAIICNNFGITIPVWSKTEGWVIAVLCIITSWKAFGYNFIVILAGVSGVSQEVIEAAKLDGVSTLKIFKDIIIPMSSATGIYVFIYTIVQGLQYVYTPIKVITQGGPNYASSNLIYMAYHEAFTLYRTGSSSAVAVITVIIFMLLLVLEFRFVEKGVYYEN